The following are encoded in a window of Heliangelus exortis chromosome 9, bHelExo1.hap1, whole genome shotgun sequence genomic DNA:
- the EPHA4 gene encoding ephrin type-A receptor 4 isoform X4, with product MAGVPFCALLPFLVGVCGAVTGSRVYPANEVTLLDSRSVQGELGWIASPLEGGWEEVSIMDEKNTPIRTYQVCNVMEPSQNNWLRTDWIPREGAQRVYIEIKFTLRDCNSLPGVMGTCKETFNLYYYESNNDKERFIRESQFAKIDTIAADESFTQVDIGDRIMKLNTEIRDVGPLGKKGFYLAFQDVGACIALVSVRVFYKKCPLTVRNLAQFPDTVTGADTSSLVEVRGSCVNNSEEKDVPKMYCGADGEWLVPIGNCLCNAGYEEHNGECQE from the exons ATGGCCGGGGTCCCGTTCTGCGCCCTCCTCCCGTTCCTTGTCGGCGTCTGCGGGGCCGTCACCGGCTCCCGGGTCTATCCCGCTAACGAAG TTACCTTGCTGGATTCCAGATCAGTTCAGGGAGAACTGGGGTGGATAGCAAGTCCCTTGGAAGGAGGG tgGGAGGAAGTAAGCATTATGGATGAGAAGAACACTCCAATCCGCACCTATCAAGTTTGCAATGTGATGGAGCCCAGTCAGAATAATTGGTTACGAACTGATTGGATTCCCCGTGAGGGGGCTCAGAGGGTTTATATTGAAATCAAGTTCACGCTAAGAGACTGCAACAGCCTGCCAGGTGTCATGGGAACTTGCAAAGAGACTTTCAACCTTTATTACTATGAATCAAACAACGACAAGGAACGTTTTATTCGAGAGAGCCAGTTTGCCAAGATTGACACCATTGCTGCAGATGAGAGTTTCACCCAGGTGGACATCGGTGACAGGATCATGAAGCTGAATACGGAGATACGGGATGTGGGACCGCTTGGCAAGAAGGGGTTTTACTTGGCTTTTCAAGATGTTGGTGCCTGCATTGCTTTGGTATCTGTTCGTGTCTTCTACAAGAAGTGCCCGTTGACAGTCCGAAACCTGGCACAGTTTCCTGACACCGTTACCGGGGCTGATACATCCTCTCTGGTGGAGGTCCGTGGCTCCTGCGTCAACAACTCAGAAGAAAAGGATGTGCCAAAAATGTACTGTGGGGCAGATGGCGAATGGCTGGTGCCCATTGGCAACTGTCTGTGCAATGCTGGCTATGAAGAACATAACGGTGAATGCCAAG